TGACTTGAACCAAAGACCTCCTCGTAGCCCGCTCCCTCGCGGACCAACGACTGTTCACTCGTCGCCTTTCTAGACATCTGTTTACCTATAAGCGACGGATGTATTCTAAGAACGTAAGTTAATGGactctcaaaaaatttataggacaaccaaaataaaaattttttgaaCAGTGGCAGAAGTGACTTACCAAGTAAAACTGACGAACTCTTGAAGGATGACGGTTTTGGTTAAAGCAAGTTGGTGTGGGCAAAGCTCTTAGAGTGATGGGTTCGCTCTGGCAATCAGCAACagcaaaatagaagaaaatgagAAGGAGGCAAGGTATATATAAAGGAGGATATGCATAGAAGACGAAGCAATGCCCTCGTACCAGAAGCGGAGCCAATTGAGTCTTAACACGTGTCCGAACATTAAATAAAGGCTGCTCGAGGTAATCGCCCATgaatgattctctctctcttgagtAAAGGAAAATCAAGTAATAAACTCCATACCTCGTCAGCTTGGGTTGACGAAGCTATGAAGTAAGGGGCAGTTGATAAggataaaattgtaaatatactCATTTATGGGATGGACGCAAGGTGACGTTCCAATCAAACTCGACAGTTTGTTTTGTGCCCACTAACAAATAACAATAGGGAGTCTATAGCTTTAAGCTGACGATGTTAGTTGGTGAAGACGGAAAGCTGACGACACTAAGCTAAATGGGATACATAAGATTGACGGTTTTGGTATAATCCTAGCTTGGCCTCCACGTATGCATGTATAAGGAAACATCTTGTACCCCATGGCAAGTGTTAgtctcctacaaggaaaggctTTCGCAAAATACGCTTATGAGGACTCTTATAAAGAAAAGACTTCCAAACCAAGGCAGAGAGGTCAACCTTTTACTACTATAAAAGTCTCAAGACCCTCACTAACCATGGTACACATGATTTACccgctctggcactctagagttgtgagaaattctaacttgacctttggagggtacttggccggcaccacaccggtgctctttgtgaggtcttctctttttgtgttgtgcaggtgtTGTTTCGAGCACGTGAGGACCGTGTAACTTACTGTTGATTTTTCGGTATCATCAAAAACTATATAGTAGGATTAATGAAGAAAAATGTGATGATAATAGAGAAAAGCAATACTAAACCATAATGGAATGTTAAGTTATTAAGGAGTTGTTTGGATTTATGGTTTTcaataactcatcactcaaaatatGTGGGTCTCATGCATGCAATGCTTGTTTGGCTCTGtttccattttttgtttccataacttATATCTcacatttttgagttatgagttagtgaattcagaaacaaaaaaaatgttgttttcaagTTATAAAAATTGAGTTACAATAGCATGATAGTAATTTCCCTCACAAGTTGGGCACCATAGTCACAATGTTGTCTCATTGGTCTTAGCCTTTACTCCCCCCAACGGCCATAAATCACTTTTCTACACAAccaacttttttccttttttcacaCTTCACTTTCTTTTGAAGAAAGAGGTTTTAGGGTTGCAACCGGGTTTTTTAGGGCTGACGATGGAGGAAGGAGGTGTAGAGGTACTTAGTGGGTTCGGTTTCAGGTACAAGGAAGGAGGAAGATGATGTAGGAAGGACCATGGCTTTGGCGCAGTTGGgtgaagatggaggagatgacaTGCTAGGTTCGACAcctttggagttttttttttttttttgctaaaggaAATAAGACCAAGgaaataaggaaaataaaagagaaggagTAAGGATAATGcaaacaaaagagaaggaaTCTACGGGTAGCCGTTCTGTGTGCATTGCACAATGGCCAGTGAGTGGGTCCCATAAAAAGGTGAGTTTTTTGAGTGTTCGGATTGGAAACTGAATCGGGTTTAGGTGCCAAAAAACGTTGGGGTGtgttttggggatttttgagtaataaaaaatgagttataGGATAAGAGTGAAGatatttgagtgatgagtgatagaTAACTCACCACCCAAACAAAGCCTAACTTATTATACCAATTCCTAgccaatagattttttttttttttttttttttaaaaaaaggtttagTTTTAATAACTTATAAGTTACAAACCACCAACCGTTCAACCtgctatcattttttaatattttcaagaCATCCAAGATTCAAATCCTTCATTAGTAttgtatttatcaaaattttcaaattttccttacaatccatgtatatatatattttgggcaTGTGCAAATTAAAGATGAAAAACAtattgtggggggggggggggggtaaaagaccagcAGGCCCATGTCGATGTTTATATTGGGCCAAAGGCCCAGCCTAAGGGAAAAATCCCTCCTCAGTCGCGGGAAGGAAAAGCCCTTCCTCAGCCACGGAGAGAGCCTTCCTCGGCACATTGTAGCCGAGGATGGGAGAAGTGACCTACCACCAGCAGTGACACTCTCTATCATCCCACAGAGCAGGAAGAGTACTAAAGCAGGAAAGGACAACGAAAGTGTTTAAAGGAAAGGCTGTCATTATCGCATTCAGGGCCATGCGCCTGACATGGCCATACTTCTCTATTTTTACAACCATTCCCAATAACTGGagggaagggctgatgggacaagtacctactcTAAGGGCCCTATTCAGgaggaaggaaactactataaaaagggagcAAAGAGAGACAGGGAGGGCAGGGCGGAGACCCCCCAACACACCAAAGGCATCAAAGAAGGCTCTCTAGACCATGGCGAGGACCAACCCTCTCTGAGGAACCCGATCTACCTCAATCTGATCGTAAAGAGCACTATGATGACCATTGTGCATACGCTAAAGCCCAGCTCTTTGgtccattctctacaaattcattgtaagGGGCTTAAGGTCTAAGGTCTCATTCATTTTGGGCTTGGCCTGAAAAACATGActttacaattggcgccgtctgtggggagagcttATGCGTTGACGAATATGACGGTTAGTCACGGTCAAGCTACAAAAATCCCTCGGGAGGATAGTTTTGGTAGTGATGCGAGCTGCACGGAAGCCCCCCATCATTTCCAGGAACACACCGCCATCATCATAGCTCAGCCTCCGTTTTGGGTCACGCTTTGAAATGATTCATTACGAGGGGAGGATCACTAGACAACGCAGTTCAAGGGGCTTCAAACATCAGATATGCGCCCCCATGCACTTGTCAAGGGGCTAACTCTTGAGATCCTTAATATTCTGGTCCGTTGAATCCCCTACGGACAGGGGAGCAGAGGGCTAAACCAGAATCTCTtgaagtgctagacaaaaccaaggtcttgcatggtcctcggactcaaacctatggggaaactagacactccaagagcctaagtgctagacagaaccaaggtcttgcatggtcttcggactcaaacctatggggaaactagacactccaaaaagcctaagtgctagatagaaccaaggtcttgcatggtcctcggactcaaacttatagggaaactagacatTCCAAgggcctaagtgctagacagaaccaaggtcttgcatggtcctcagactcaaacctatggggaaactagacactctaagagcctaagtgctagacagaaccaaggtcttgcatggtccttggactcaaacctatggggaaactagacactccaagagcctaagtgtcacgccccaaacccgatacccggatttgtgaccatgaccagcatgctaatatcaagtttaaacctgatattaacaagaaccaacttaacttttacaaaacttttccaaaagcttctctttttattttcagaacaattttgttgtttctttacttcttgATATCACTTTTCACTTGAAAGTCAGAGCATCTATACTGTACTCAAAATATAACTTAAACCACCAATCATTTAATTTCCAcactttcacataatacatctccTAGTATTTTAAGATACACAACTTTCtttagatcctaaaatacagGATACTACAAATCTAAACATCATATtgctaatttaggatctatacatataaaactaaaccagctccttccaaaactcgactaaggctccctctgctccaaaataaaacctgctaactgaaagagtggaaggggtgagctacacagctcagtaaaggtaagatatatgagaatttaataaggatgcatgtaacaaaatcatttcattctatgaatattcGAACAGGAGAACATCTTTccatgcatagtattttatactattcataataacaGCTTATACGCTCAtcatagaaaataattgttctcctttttcttatcggtttaatattaccaaaacctttcggattaaacttctttcatttcttacaaagtcgccctatatatattctcattacaaaataatcatttcaACTCAAATCAGATAATCGGCAACTTTGTATTCAACTAGAAACATCTTcactaataagaaaacttttatttataaacttcttctcaTAGAATACCATAACTTTCATGATCATaaaacttaacgtttcataaaaacagatatctgataactttttaacaaaacttgtactttcatcagaaactttaccttTATAGCATAACAGAATTTCagaaatttttatctttaatgaacagctttcttttcatcagaaacttcttattttcatgagagcttttaacttttcataatgcatttaaataaaataattctctcatgattaataacataacatagctGTTCATATCATATTGGTTAGTCCATGTCTGATAAGCTGTACAGAGAAGGCCTCATCACATTTGGAAAACCTCgtgtgcatgatattgtcccTTTTGAGAGGCCTGATGGCACATCTCCTCCAGGTTTTGTTCCTCCCCGCCATCCGTACACATTGGGGAGAAGGCCTTAGTCAGATTAGAGTTACGGgcaaccccatttcctctactttaaatggcctagagttacgggcagccccatttcctctactttaaatggccaaacagataacatatttccatggaaagccagtaattaacccctactaGCCGAGTTCAGATTaccagaggacataacccgaaaacatttcatactttacatcatactgaaatttcttcttttgtataacatttcataatcatagcatttccattcttttcattaaacatcatgttcgtggaatcaataatagcatcaatatgcttaaatcatatacataagtttttcgaaagctcacgaacatatctttgtcagaataatgattacatgccatatctctaatcaaaaacattttaatgcataatatactttaaaataacctcatgacttaccaaatgcccatataacttatcctttacctgaaagcagaggaaccgagagcctaaagtcgaaggagcttaggcttggatactggtaacacctaaaccataATTCAAAACTTATTACTATCCATAATTCCTTATCATAAACTTCACATTTATCTCAAAGCCTATCTCTTAGAATCAAGGAAgtcctaatcccacctcaacgaggttcccacaaacaaaaaatacattcatcaacaacaagtacaaaatcctagagaaaCCAACATTCTTATATTAATCCCATATCTCTAAAAGAGCCAACTTTGTTTCAAAAGGTGCTTTAAGGTCAGGCAATAATGCatgcacaaatataaaatcttttaagCATGATCATGTAACTATATACATTCATATGATAACATACAACACGTCGGGCAAAACAGCTTCATACATACAACCGTCTCATGGTTTAGAACCCCTTCCTTTGAGTAATAAACCTCAAAACAAGCTACACAAAATTAATCTATGATCGAGACATACCAAAAGAcaagcatattaaattatagctcaaaacattcaccctaacttgATAATTAAATCCACAAATTTAGACATGTCCCTTACTACTCACTGTTCTGTTCCAGCAGCATAggctccatttgtaaaatacaaacgggctgctcaaacacatccaattgtcatgaaaatTTACAGAACTACTCTCCTGTATGTTCAGTATATACTataaaaatttcggagtcaaaacataaacccatgatttattaaaaatcacgcaagacagcatactcaaatctgtcctgtCAGAAATTCAtgcaatttataaattaaaccattatttttatgttaatcAAAATTCTGTGAGACCACTTCCATAACAACCATAATTGTCTTAGGTTTCATAGGAATTATCCCAAGCATTCAAATTCactatatacaatttaatacataattttcttgtagtaaacatcaaatctgtcacagagacagcttcagtacataatcttacaaaatcatcaacaaatagcaataggtcttaatttaatttgggtatttttatacctatagtatacatattaaaataccCTAATAAGCATTCAACTgatcaaaatatcatcaaatcTTCAATCACTAAAACAGAATCATAATTCAGCCTATAAAATCAGGATAGaagataaagaaatagaaataaacaaatgaaggTTTGATTACTTACCCACAAACTCGGAAGCTGAAATTTTAGTGTTAAccctttaatttcttctttagagaGGAATATATTGTGTTGGTGAGAAAGGGAGGGCTGCCGTGTAGAAGCaacagaagaagagagaaagaagaacaaagaaagaggaaaaggagTAGAGAGAGAGGGGCTGGACTTCTGATCTGATGCagccaagaaaaagaaagaaaagtgtgATGACTTTTGGGGCAGCAAAAATCAGATAAGAGAAGTGGAAATTGGGGTGGATACGTGTATGGCTAGAAAAATCCCacccactttttatttttcttgcattcacactcatatatatatatataatctttgcattcacacttacttttctaccaaaataatatcactttgcatatatatatatatatatatatatatatctcacaaCTTAACCACctaatatagttttgtacatgctcaatatatttttataatacaaatagtcatttcaattatttataatctttacaaattcttattcaatgacattataaaataatgtgtTCATTAAATACTTTGTAagtaagtggcttaaaatattaatcatacttaaccacttaaacatatagtttaattataaaaattggatcGGGGTGTTACACTAAGtcctagacaaaaccaaggttttgcatgatcttcggacttaaacctatggggaaactagacactccaagagcctaagcgctagacagaaccaaggtgttgcatggtcttcggactcaaacctatagggaaactagacactccaaaaagtctaagtgctagacagaaccaaggtcttgcatggtcctcggactcaaacctatggggaaactagacacttcAAGAGCCTAAGTactaaacagaaccaaggtcttgcatggtcctcggactcaaacctacggggaaactagacactccaagtgcctaagtgctagacagaatcaaggtcttgtatggtcctcgaactcaaatcTATGaagaaactagacactccaaaaagcctaagtgctagacagaaccaaggtgttgcatggtcctcgaactcaaacctatagggaaattAGACACTCCAAAGAGCCTAAgcgctagacagaaccaaggttttgcatggttctcggattcAAACTTGTGgagaaactagacactccaagagcctaagtgctacaCAGAACTAAGGtgttgcatggtcctcggactcaaacctatggggaaactagacactccaaaaagcctaagtgctacacagaaccaaggtcttgcatggttctcggactcaaacctatggggaaactagacactccaagagcctaagtgctagacagaactaaggtcttgcatggtcctcggactcaaacctatggggaaaccagacactccaagagcctaagtgctagacagaaccaaggtcttgcatggtcctcaaactcaaacctacGGAAAATTAGCAACTTCAAGAGGCTGAATGGAGGTCTCGTATGGTCCTCGGCCCCTCAGCCTTATGGGAGTTAACACACAAGGGTGCCTTTCTGAGTGTTTAGACCAAGTACAGTCATGcctcggtcctcggaccagaCACCTAAAACAAGTTAAAGCTACGAATATCATCGGAAAAGCGGAAAAGAACCCTAGTACCCAGCGACCCCCTCGGACAGTTTATTTTAGATTACACGCCCTCAGGCAGTCACCCCGTTCGCAATACAGAACGTGCGgctgttatctcggttagtccTATATAGCTAATTTATTTAaagtcggcattgttgtgcccgTAGGGTTTCGATAAATTCAAGGTAATAACTCCTTATCGACAAGGGCATCGGTTCTAAGTACGGATCGAAAGAAAAGACACCAGCACAttcattcacaaaataattattgcagaaaagaaaggataCATAAAATGcgataaaatcatcttttattagataaagagaTAGTACAATATACATAAAAGGGTTTAGACAAGCCTATATCATaagctaactataaaaaaagaaacaagggGAATACACGGGGACGATAGATCCTTCAACCTTGCTCCAGCAGCGACTAGGCAAGTCTggatggcaccagtgatggaagagaagaagaagcagaggcacctGGTCCACAACCTTGCTCTAGTAGCGACTAGGCAAGTCTggatggcaccagtgatggaagagaggaagaagcggggaTGCTAAATCCCCATACCTGCTCTAGCAACAATCGAGCAAGTACTAGTGATGGGAAATCCAAGCCCTCACGTGCATGGCACACGGCACCGGATGGAGGTCCTAgtgctgtcgcaccaaaaatctgatgcgacctccACTCGCttcagattttggctgaaggaagaagaggctccttTCTTGCCTTATCGAGGAGAAAAAATGTCTTGAGCCTTtgtctcccttgccctgaccgggcCATTCTGAATCTCGAAGTTACCTAAGGCTTCTGAAGAGGGTGTGGTTCCTTCACCCTCATCCTAGCCTTGACCATTTCACCTCCTAAAACTCAGTCACACTGGTAATGGGGACTTTGGGAACAATTGGAGggttaggaatttgaaaagctCAAAGGGTCTGCAAATAAGGGGAATGATCCCCCACCGTACTTCTTAAATAGGAGGCAAACCTGGTGGCAATCAATTCACCCAAATCTCCTAAAAGGAATTACAAGCGAAATAAATCTCGCTCAATTTCCAAAGTCATCTTCAACTGGTGAATTTATGTCACCTCGTGAAGGGACCCCCATTAAAGCACGCCTCGTATACCGAAACAACAGGAACGTGGCTTGGATAGATTAAAAGAATGTCCCACAGCCGAGAATGCGCCTTGGGCAAACGAAGAGGCTCTAGCCTTTAGTGGAGGGCCTGACGTGGCAAGCCGAGACGGAGACCCGatatcaccaaaaccctcctctccgtccgaggagccggacagcaggattttgaggggctattgtgaggggggggtaaaagaccagaAAGCCCATGTCGATGTTTATATTGGGCCAAAGGCCTAGCCCAAGGAAAAAATCCCTCCTCGATCGCGGGGAGGAAAAGCCCTTCCTCGGCCACGGGGAGAGCCCTCCTCGGCACATTGTAGCCGAGGATAGGAGAAGTGACCTGCCACCAGCAGTGACACTCTCTATCATCCCACGGAGCGGGAAGAGTACTAAAGTAGAAAATAACAACGAAAGTGTTTAAAGGAAAGGCTGCTATTATCGCATTCAGGGCCATGCGCCTAACACGGTCATACTTCTCTATCCTTataaccactcccaacaactggagggaagggctgatgggacaagtacttaCTCTAAGGGCCCCATTCAGgaggaaggaaactactataaaaagggagtaaagAGAGACAGGGAGGGCGGGGCGGAGACCCCCCAACACACCAGAGGCATCAAAGAAGGCTCCTCAAATCGTGGCGAGGACCAACCCTCTCTAATGAACCCGATCCGCCTCAATCTGATCGTAAAGAGCACCATGATGACCGTTATTCATACGCTAAAGCCTAACTCTTtggcccattctctacaaattcattgtaagGGGCTCAAAGTCTAAGGTCCCATTCATTTTGGGCTTGgcctgaaaaacgtgaccctacacaTATTATGAGTCAAACAACAtaacaacacttttttttttttaaataaaaagaaaaccatgTTATGTGACATATTTTCCTTGCAAGAAACTTTGAACAAGCTTTTCACATTTCTAGCTCCTAACTTTTTGGTTTCGGAGAAAATTCCACTCTTGACCAGAAAATTTAGCCGCATTATTGTGAAAAGAGTTGCACCAAAAGCTTGCCatcaaaaaaaaggaaacgactagcaaaaaagaaaaagaagccgCATTGTGGCTATTTTTGCTGTATAAATCTTGACCCATCAATCTTTCTCAGAACCAGCAAGAGCTCTAAAAtctaaaccaaacaaacaaatagagagAACTCCATCCCATATATGTTCACTGGAGTGTGATGAAGGAAAAGATTCACATTTTTCTATCCTTCACTTTTCTCACACTCTTTTGCCTCAGCACTAGCACTACTCAACAATTCCATATTCCCAACAATGCAGTCCTCACACAAGCTTCACACATCAAGCAAAGACAGCTCTTGTATTACAGAGACAAGTTTGGCTCAAGAAATGAGCTTGCCTCAGTCCCACACTCCCTTGTTTTTGACAACCCAAGACTCAAGAATGCCTACGTTGCCCTCCATGCATGGAAACTAGCCATCATTTCAGATCCTCTGAATTTCACATCCAACTGGGTAGGATCCAATGTTTGCAACTACACCGGGGTGTTCTGCTCCAAAGCTCTTGATGACCCTTCGATCCAAACTGTTGCTGGCATTGACCTAAATCATGCTGACATTGCTGGGTACCTCCCTGAAGAGCTTGGCCTCCTTTCAGATATTGCATTGTTTCATATCAACTCCAATAGGTTTTGTGATACGGTCCCAAAGAGTTTCAAAAAACTAAAGCTTCTGTTCGAGCTTGATCTAAGTAACAATCGCTTTGCGGGTAAATTCCCTTATGTTGTTCTTGGTTTGCCAAGCCTGAAGTATCTCGACCTTCGATTCAATGAGTTCGAAGGTAAAGTCCCTAAAGCTCTCTTTGAAAAAGACCTTGATGCCATATTCATGAACCATAACAGGTTTGCCTTTGAACTCCCTGATACTTTTGGGAACTCACCGGTCTCCGTCGTGGTTCTTGCGCACAATAGTTTCCAGGGGTGTGTACCTGCGAGTCTAGGCAACATGTCAAAGACTTTGAACGAAGTGATTCTTATAAATAGTGGGTTAAGGTCATGTTTGCCTAAGGAAATTGGGTTGCTGAAGAATGTGACAGTGTTTGATGTTAGCTACAATAGTCTAGTGGGTGAATTGCCTCAGACATAGGGAGAAATGGTGAGCTTGGAAGAGCTGAATGTGGCTCATAATATGCTCTCAGGGACTATACCTGACAGTGTGTGTTCGCTTCCGAGTTTGCGTAATTTTAGTTATGAGTATAATTATTTCACTGGTGAACCGcctttgtgtttggatttggaggGTTTTGATGATACAAGGAATTGTTTGCGGGGTAGGCCAAAGCAGAGATCAACATTACAGTGTAAAATGTTTTTGTCTAGGCATGTCTTCAATTGTAGTGCTTTTAAATGTCATCCATTTGTTCCTTCTTTGCCTCCAACATCACCATCATCGCCACCTCCATCACCAATTTACTCACCTCCACCTCCTCCTTCAATGCCACCACCGTCACCACCGCTGCCTTCACCACCACCTCCTCCAATATACTATGTTCgctctccaccaccaccaccaccaccaccaccttcaCCTCCCGTGTATTCTTCACCACCCCTTCCATCAAAATCACTGCCACCTCCGCCACCAATTTACTCACCTCCACCTCCTTCACTGCCACTGCCATCACCACCTCTGCTttcaccaccatcaccaccaccaccaccaccaccttcaCCACCTCCTCCAATATATTGTGTTCgctctccaccaccaccaccttcaCCTCCCTTGTATTCTTCCCCACCCCCTCCACCAAGTCCTTCTaa
The sequence above is drawn from the Quercus lobata isolate SW786 chromosome 12, ValleyOak3.0 Primary Assembly, whole genome shotgun sequence genome and encodes:
- the LOC115970762 gene encoding LOW QUALITY PROTEIN: leucine-rich repeat extensin-like protein 3 (The sequence of the model RefSeq protein was modified relative to this genomic sequence to represent the inferred CDS: substituted 1 base at 1 genomic stop codon), producing the protein MKEKIHIFLSFTFLTLFCLSTSTTQQFHIPNNAVLTQASHIKQRQLLYYRDKFGSRNELASVPHSLVFDNPRLKNAYVALHAWKLAIISDPLNFTSNWVGSNVCNYTGVFCSKALDDPSIQTVAGIDLNHADIAGYLPEELGLLSDIALFHINSNRFCDTVPKSFKKLKLLFELDLSNNRFAGKFPYVVLGLPSLKYLDLRFNEFEGKVPKALFEKDLDAIFMNHNRFAFELPDTFGNSPVSVVVLAHNSFQGCVPASLGNMSKTLNEVILINSGLRSCLPKEIGLLKNVTVFDVSYNSLVGELPQTXGEMVSLEELNVAHNMLSGTIPDSVCSLPSLRNFSYEYNYFTGEPPLCLDLEGFDDTRNCLRGRPKQRSTLQCKMFLSRHVFNCSAFKCHPFVPSLPPTSPSSPPPSPIYSPPPPPSMPPPSPPLPSPPPPPIYYVRSPPPPPPPPPSPPVYSSPPLPSKSLPPPPPIYSPPPPSLPLPSPPLLSPPSPPPPPPPSPPPPIYCVRSPPPPPSPPLYSSPPPPPSPSKSPPPPHSPTPPPPYSNASPLPPPNSPPPSSSCIETPPPPSPPPCVEY